In Flavobacterium gelatinilyticum, a genomic segment contains:
- a CDS encoding glutamine synthetase beta-grasp domain-containing protein: MAKIKLEYIWLDGYEPTQNLRSKTKVEEHENFKGTLEELGNWSFDGSSTRQAEGGSSDCLLVPVAIYPDPTRINGWLVMCEVMYADGTPHPSNGRATIDDDNDDFWFGFEQEYFIMDTKTQLPLGFPVGGYPAPQGMYYCSVGGKNTHGRKLVEEHADLCIAAGINFEGINQEVACGQWEFQLFAKGAKKAGDEIWVARYLLDRLTEKYGYYIEYHPKPLGDTDWNGSGMHANFSNTVLRTCGSQETYEKICEAFRPVTKEHIEVYGAYNDQRLTGKHETASINDFSYGVSDRGCSIRIPLMTVQKGWKGWLEDRRPASNGDPYKIAARIIKTVNSAL, from the coding sequence ATGGCTAAAATTAAGTTAGAGTACATTTGGTTAGACGGATACGAACCAACTCAAAATCTTAGAAGTAAAACTAAAGTTGAGGAGCATGAAAATTTCAAAGGAACATTAGAAGAGCTTGGAAACTGGTCATTTGACGGATCGTCTACAAGACAAGCCGAAGGAGGATCTTCTGACTGTTTATTAGTTCCTGTTGCAATCTATCCTGATCCAACCCGTATTAACGGATGGTTAGTAATGTGCGAAGTTATGTATGCTGACGGAACACCACACCCTTCTAACGGAAGAGCCACAATTGATGATGATAATGATGATTTCTGGTTTGGTTTTGAGCAAGAATATTTCATCATGGATACAAAAACACAACTTCCGCTTGGTTTCCCTGTTGGAGGATACCCTGCTCCACAAGGTATGTACTACTGTTCTGTAGGAGGAAAAAACACTCACGGAAGAAAATTAGTTGAAGAGCATGCAGATTTATGTATCGCTGCCGGAATTAACTTTGAAGGTATCAACCAGGAGGTTGCCTGCGGACAATGGGAATTCCAGTTATTCGCTAAAGGTGCTAAAAAAGCCGGAGACGAGATCTGGGTTGCACGTTACTTATTAGACCGTTTGACTGAGAAATATGGTTACTATATCGAATACCACCCTAAACCACTTGGTGATACTGACTGGAATGGTTCTGGTATGCACGCTAACTTCTCTAACACAGTTCTTAGAACATGCGGTTCTCAGGAAACATACGAGAAAATCTGCGAAGCTTTCCGTCCTGTTACTAAAGAACACATCGAGGTTTACGGAGCTTACAACGATCAGCGTTTAACTGGTAAACACGAAACTGCTTCTATCAACGATTTCTCTTATGGAGTTTCAGACAGAGGATGTTCTATCAGAATTCCTTTAATGACCGTTCAAAAAGGATGGAAAGGATGGTTAGAAGACAGAAGACCAGCTTCAAACGGAGATCCTTACAAAATCGCTGCGAGAATCATCAAAACTGTTAACTCAGCGCTATAA